Below is a window of Candidatus Falkowbacteria bacterium DNA.
CCTCCTGCCACGTAAATTTTCTTCAAGAGCTTGCTTTTTTCTATAATCTTTTAAGCAATCTTTACAAAAGACCGGTCGTGATGGATCAGGTTTGAAATTAATTTTAGTTTTTACTGAACAGCTATCACATTCAACTACATGTAAATCTTCTTCTCGAACTTCCCTTCTTTCACTATCCCCACTTCTTCCGCTCTCAGTTGCTTTTGCTTCTTTTGCTACTTCTAATTCTTGAACTTCTTTCTCTTCTTCTTTAATAAAATCCCCACGCATAGCTGATAAAAAGTCATGTTTCTTCTCAACTATTTTACCAAAACGTTTGTCTTCTAATTCCTTTTCTAATTTTTCCATCATTGCCTCAGTTTCTACACCACTCCAACGAGCAATTTTTTCTTCAACTTCTTCACGAGACTGACCATATCGCTCACGGGTTGCCCTAACGACACGTTCTTCACTGCTTGTCTTTTTCGAAATTGGTGGTAATGTTCCCGCACTAAATGGATCTGAAGCCACACCATCAATCATTAATTTAATATAAACACTGTACTTCGGTAAATTCACCAAATCTTCTTCTGTGTATCTTGGAGTAAACTCCCTAGACAAAAACTCAGCATCAGCAGCACCGACTCTAAATACAATCATTGTTCCGACATTACCGAAAACAGCATCTCGAACCACAGTATTTCCACTGACTTCCAATTGCCCAATATACTGGTGACCAACCGTAAGACACAGATGATATTTTCTAGCTTCTGACAAAATATTTGCAAATGATTCTGTAGCAAAATTTTGAAATTCATCAACGTAAAGGTAAAAATCTTTTCTGTCTTTTTCAGGGATATCCACTCTACTCATAGCAGCCAACTGAATTTTTGTAATAATCATAGCCCCAAGTAAGGCCGAAGAATCTTCTCCAATCCTCCCTTTTGACAAATTCAATATAAGAATTTTGCTTTCATCCATAATTTCTCTTAAATCGATTGACGATTTGACTTGT
It encodes the following:
- a CDS encoding type IV secretion system DNA-binding domain-containing protein — protein: MDQITPFAFANFRNQNRKFGIKTDDRRRHMYIIGKTGMGKSVLIENLVYSDILNGNGACLVDPHGDSAELIVNSIPSNRINDVIYLNPADLENPIAFNVLEKVDPKYRHLVASGLVGVFKKIWADSWGPRLEYILRNTILALLDYPDSTLLGVNRMLVDKEYRKKVVAKVQDPVVKMYWESEFTKYNEKFLTEAIAPIQNKIGQFLSTSLIRNIVGQVKSSIDLREIMDESKILILNLSKGRIGEDSSALLGAMIITKIQLAAMSRVDIPEKDRKDFYLYVDEFQNFATESFANILSEARKYHLCLTVGHQYIGQLEVSGNTVVRDAVFGNVGTMIVFRVGAADAEFLSREFTPRYTEEDLVNLPKYSVYIKLMIDGVASDPFSAGTLPPISKKTSSEERVVRATRERYGQSREEVEEKIARWSGVETEAMMEKLEKELEDKRFGKIVEKKHDFLSAMRGDFIKEEEKEVQELEVAKEAKATESGRSGDSERREVREEDLHVVECDSCSVKTKINFKPDPSRPVFCKDCLKDYRKKQALEENLRGRRSENRGSGPSALEQKMRNDKNRRLSEQKKPAPVSASPTKPSAPANPPQTPRVPASGPSLSLSDLSGSKPTSFKGNKQ